In Penaeus vannamei isolate JL-2024 chromosome 14, ASM4276789v1, whole genome shotgun sequence, one DNA window encodes the following:
- the LOC113823958 gene encoding dual specificity protein phosphatase 3 isoform X1 translates to MGMQGGFCGLEFPSYFEDLREIVTTVETRLRPIPEIRMHISRFMDGADMDEVYPRLYLGDCDAAMNEQYLLRHGITYILNAAGNTCGPAPVKTGPDYYKDPSIVYLGLNLIDLPFINISVHFETGANFIEDALSSGGKVLVHCRQGRSRSASIVAAFLMIKRDMSAAAALTGLRECREIRPNNGFLQQLADLDLSLFRMRFEKLREMDSSSESEDEDEDEDVSLETETGSEVEIESSSDEDN, encoded by the exons ATGGGGATGCAAGGAGGATTCTGCGGGCTGGAGTTTCCCTCAT ACTTCGAAGATTTGAGGGAAATTGTCACAACAGTAGAAACCCGACTCCGGCCAATTCCTGAGATCAGAATGCACATCTCCCGCTTCATGGATGGCGCCGACATGGACGAGGTCTACCCCAGGCTGTATCTCGGTGACTG tGACGCTGCCATGAATGAACAGTACCTTCTCCGCCACGGCATCACATACATATTAAACGCAGCTGGAAATACGTGTGGCCCTGCTCCCGTAAAGACAGGGCCAGACTACTACAAA GATCCTTCCATAGTATATTTAGGCCTTAATCTTATTGATCTTCCATTCATAAACATTTCCGTCCATTTCGAAACCGGTGCCAATTTCATAGAGGATGCTTTAAGTTCTGGag GCAAGGTGCTGGTGCACTGCCGCCAGGGCAGGTCGCGCTCGGCCTCCATCGTGGCGGCCTTCCTCATGATCAAGCGCGACatgtcggcggcggcggcgctgacgGGGCTCAGAGAGT GTCGGGAAATCAGACCAAACAACGGATTCCTCCAGCAGCTGGCTGACCTTGACCTCAGCCTCTTCCGAATGAGGTTTGAGAAGCTTCGCGAGATGGATTCGTCTTCGGAGTcggaggacgaagacgaagacgaggacgtgAGCTTGGAAACGGAGACGGGATCGGAGGTGGAGATCGAGAGCAGTAGTGATGAGGACAATTAG